Genomic window (Acinonyx jubatus isolate Ajub_Pintada_27869175 chromosome B1, VMU_Ajub_asm_v1.0, whole genome shotgun sequence):
TGTGCACTGAAAGTTAAACTTTGTtgtaagaagttaaaaacaagtCTATGGTGAGAAAGTAAGATCAGTAACACCTCAGTTAATCTGGCATCTTTAGGGGAGAAGCTGAACAAGATCTCCTTCCAGGGACACAATTGGCCTCTTGTTGCAGGAATTGGCTTTAGTGGCAATGTCCTAAATGCCCACAAGATGGAGATGTTTCCTGCTTTAATTTCTACCTGGAGCCAAAAGTTAGTATCACTTCCCTATCCTCACCCCAATTACAAAGATGAGAAATTGTTGAGCAAGCATGATTTTATTCCCTTAAAAGTTTTAGCCTTCACATAACAAATTCTGACAGTTTACCCTTAAAAAATCTCCAGTCCTGTCTCTTTAAAGGGTAGGTGGTATGTGTAAGCTCTTTGGGGCAGGCTAGGGGGTGGCAAAGGGGGCAGATGTCAAAGGAATCAGAGCTGCCAAGTCTGAGCATTATGGCATTTtgctgtaataaaaataatacttcacctgagaaaaatttttttgagtatgTATTTTTAGTCTTAAAGTGTTTTGGTGGTTTCCACTTACCACCTGTCACTTTTAGCATCTTCaaggtttaaatattttattgctggTTAACTGAGGTTCTACTGTAAATAAATCATATAAGTTGATTAGTGGATTGTGCTTCAGTGGGTAATTCTTGTTCACTAAATTGTTCacgttatttttgtctttattaaagACTCTTAGCAATCCAAAAACTTAAAACCTAATTGTGAGACttagaattttccatttcatgtgCTAAGAGTTTTGTTAATGAGAGAGAATTACTGTTAAATAGAAAGGAGCTTCAGCATAGAAATATGCTGGTTGCTGTGATCAGTGGGGACTACGTAGCCTTTTTACAAGTTTAATGATTGGAAGGGAAATTTGAAGCTAAAattctgtgttttgcttttacCAATACTTAACCTGTAATTTAAGGAAGACTTAGATGTACAGTATTTTTACTTTGGgattacatttatctttttggCAAGTCAAAAGAATTGGCTGCTTGCTCACTATTTTTGTAATTAGGCAGATAGCAGCAGTAATAAGCAAAACCTAACAACTGGAATGGGGTGTTCTTGATACATGATTATGTAGGAAGGACATTATTTAATACACTGCCCAATAAATTGGTGCAGTTTGGGAAAGGTATTACTGTTGtggaaaagtttatttgtttttagcattttaatattactttttgtCTTTACAGGAAAATGTTTATAGGAGGCCTTAGCTGGGACACTACAAAGAAAGATCTGAAGGACTACTTCTCCAAATTTGGTGAAGTTGTAGACTGCACTCTGAAGTTAGATCCTATCACAGGGCGATCAAGGGGTTTTGGCTTTGTGCTATTTAAAGAGTCGGAGAGTGTAGATAAGGTAGTGTGTTACGTGTTCTGATCagttaataatataatatgtggATAGTTTGATAACACTAATTTGCCCATTTGTGATTTCCCCTTTTGCAGTATATGAAGCTAGAGCTATAGTTCTTAACCAATATATTTTATGAAGAGTCCTCTTTAATTGTTTACTGAATACCTTCTGTATGCCAGGCTCTactaaattgaaaaaattaactttaagaaTACTGAGACTTAAAGACACCTAATTAAAGGGATGATCTGTGACAAGTTCACAAAAGTATAGATTTTGAAATTTCTTGGGCTAAGGGGAAATAGCAATCACGTTGATATTGCTGACAGTTAATGGAGAGTTGGTTTTCTAGTAATTAAatgtttcccctcctccccattctTAACTGGCATTTAGGTTTGAACAGTTCTATATTAGCTGATGTCACATCACCACAGTTTGACTTCTTTAATCATAAGCAAGTCAGCATATACCTGGCATTAGCTATATTTATTTAACTATAATTATTAAGTTAAGTTAATAATCTGAACTTAAATTAAGGTacatacttaaaatgaaaaacttcaatTTCCCTAGGTCATGGATCAGAAAGAACATAAATTGAATGGGAAGGTGATTGATCCTAAAAGGGCCAAAGCCATGAAAACAAAAGAgcctgttaaaaaaatttttgttggtGGCCTTTCTCCAGATACACCTGAAGAGAAAATAAGGGAGTACTTTGGTGGTTTTGGTGAGGTATGTGATCATGTTTTGACccaattgttttcaaaattaatgtgAATATAATTGTcacattatattttcaaagttgttttgaagTTTGGGCTGATTATGTGATTTGTTTTGAAAGCAGGATATTGTAAATACTTCCATTAGCACATCTTTGAAGGTTAgatgattgtatttttttcatatattgaaggTACAGAGTACGCAAAGATGTAACACGTTCTTACCTTGAGGAACTTACCAGATGAGTAgtagaaatcaaaatataaacatgagGAAGAAATCCAGGTTGGATTACCTGAGATAATAGAAGGAAATGGTTCAGTTGAGACtaggaaagaaatgaattcttaaGAATAAGGTGTAGTGCCTTCTCAATTTAAAAACGTACATGTGCAATTTTTATGTCTAATTACAGACTTAGAGAAACTGAAGTTCCTTTTGTGAAGTAATGGGTTAAAGCTAAGATGAGAAGTTTGTGGCCTTGCCTGCCAGATACAGCCTGCAGACACTTCTTTTGCTTGATTTTAAACAGAAgatgttttgttaatatttaggTTGAGATATTTCCCACAAATACCTGGATATGTAGCATTTCTTACATATTTGCAAGAGCAAGCAACATTGGAATTGCCTTCTTATATGGGCAGCAGCCATCTAAGATGAGAGTAGTAGCCTCCCCCTTTGGTTAGTCATATGTGGTCCTCCCCACTTCCCATTTTCTCCCAAATGCAGtcatctttattctgtttttcttaaaattgacTGTTGCCTTCTGTTCTTGGTTGGTATTTGAATATGTGACCCTTGAATGAGGTAGCAAATGTCAGTATCCTGGGaagcttatttttataaatagatttGAAGACTTCGGTGGACTGGATATTTTTATTGGAAGAATTCTTTCAAAAGATTAGAATAAACAGGGAAAGAGACTGCAGAATAGAATTTGAGGGCCAAACAtgtttttctgtgcatttttccCCACTAAACTTGTGCTTTTATTGTCAGTCACATGCAAACTAAggtattaaaacttatttttgatCTCAGGTGGAATCCATAGAGCTCCCTATGGACAACAAGACCAATAAGAGGCGTGGATTCTGCTTTATTACCTTTAAGGAAGAGGAACCAGTGAAGAagataatggaaaagaaataccACAATGTTGGTCTTAGTaaagtaagttaagcatccattTACTTGTAGAGAATACTAGCTTTTATAGAGGGTTTCATCATCTAGCTTTCTGAAAGGCTTCAGTTTGCATGCTTGTGCTTTAAAGATGTCTCATGGGCTTCTTACTTATCAAAGTCATTGATCACTATTTTTTTGCTTTCACTGGGAAGCAGtaggaaaacatttgtttttaagtgtatttttgtcTAGGCTTTACCAAAAGATGCTGTTTGAGGGCCCGACGAGTAGAATGTAGCAACCTATATTAAGCAAATAACTTCTTGGATGTCATTAGAggagattatttctttaaaagtactGATGATTGGTTTGATAAACTGACTTTGAGGAAAATATCAAATTAGTCAACTCTGTATTTTGGACATTATTGGCTCTCCTGGTTATTATACATTTTGGTGTATCTTTGTGAGTCCGTATAATaacatacattttctcttttagtgTGAAATAAAAGTAGCCATGTCGAAGGAACAGTATCAGCAACAGCAACAGTGGGGATCTAGAGGAGGATTTGCAGGAAGAGCTCGTGGAAGAGGTGGTGGTAAGCTAGAGTCTAAGTTTACTCTTAagcttttctgctttttaattatCCTGAAGTAAAGATCTTTGCTGATCTTCTGACTTTAGTGAACCTATTAATGTGCTGCAGGCCCCAGTCAAAACTGGAACCAGGGATATAGTAACTATTGGAATCAAGGCTATGGCAACTATGGATATAACAGCCAAGGTTACGGTGGTTATGGAGGATATGACTACACTGGTTACAACAACTACTATGGATATGGTGATTATAGCAGTAAGTACTATACTTTTTATATTAACTgctatttgacatttattttgtacAAATTTGGATAGGTAGAAAGGTTAGTGTAGCTTTGCCAAGTGCAAACTGCCTCAGGTTTCAAATTCCTGGAAACTTGAAACTGCAGCCATTTTTATTGCTAGGTTCCTCCCAGCCTGTATACCACATGCACGCTATAAGGGTAGGGTGTATGTGTGCTTCTgttgggcttttatttttcttgcatttgaAAACTTTGTTAGGTCAGGTCTTGTAAGCTCAGGGTATTCTAAATGTCAGTTCTTGGACCAACCAATAATCTTGGCATGGTGCATCTAagtctataaaatggaatgatatCACATGTTGCCAGTTAAAAGAAATCGTATCCTCAATTTAAGATTACTAGATAGAATTTCTTAACAAGTTACTGAACTTGgtaaagcaaaaaaacaaacaatttagGCATTGAAAGCTCTGACTTCATTGTGCAACTAGGTATGTTGCTCCCTTAATATGTGGTGACTTTCACTTTTCAGGGAAAGGGCTCTAGTAGAAGCAATCTTAGATTCTTTTGGAGTAGAAAGAGTAGTTGCATTGATTGCATTGTTGTAAGTGctgattcttttccttccttggttAGACCAGTTCTTGGAATTAGATACTTTTCTTAGGTGACTAGGCCTGCTGCACAATAATAGGCTAACTAAAGTCAGAAGAAGGTCAGCAAAGATGGATTGGGTGAGATTGGAGCCCTTTGCTTCGAAGGGCAAAGAAGCATTGGTTGTGGTTGACAAAATCTCTTGTTCtcaattttaagattgttttacCTGGTGGTTGTGAGAGGGTCACCTATCTGCTTTGAAACTGGAAACCTTTAAACTGTAAGGGTCAAGGGATTATCTCCCATTTTCTATAAGCAATTAAATAATCCACTCCTGAATGCCTGTCATTGTAGGCATTCAGTTTATGTTTGTGAAGTGAATTTTTCACACTGGGAAGATAACCTTAATTtttggagattatttaaaattaggCATTGTTCTGATTATTAGTGTGCAACCACTACAGATCTGGTTCtaacactttttttattttagaccaGCAGAGTGGTTATGGAAAAGTATCCAGGCGAGGTGGTCATCAAAATAGCTACAAACCATACTAAATTATTCCATTTGCAACTTATCCCCAACAGGTATGttcaaaaaatagttttattatcattttaaaatagtttatattaaTCTATACtgtacataaaataatgtttactattttagaGTTTTCACAGCACCCAGAAGTGCTTATCATATTATAACATAGTGACTTTTCAAGATATGTAACACAGGTGCTTTTaagctttttgccttttttgtccTATTATTAACAAGTCAGTAAAGTTAACAGGTAAAGTACTGCTAATGGGTACAAATTAAGGAATTGCAGCAAAAAAATATTGCCTACTAACTCTGACATTATACCTTGTTTGTACCCGCCAGCGGGAACTTCATTGCAGGCCCTGTGTCGCGCTGACTTCACGATTCTCACAGGCCCGCTCAATGCGGACAGGGTACGAGATGCTCACGCTCTCGAATGCTGCCGTTTGGTATGGTCTCTTCCAACATCCTGTATcagcattataaaataaaatggatacttCAAGCTTTGCCTTcacttatttctttgctttttaaaaactatttgtaatgtaattttaatgcattttttacaGGCCCAGTAATGGTTAAATACGTCAGCTTACTGAataattttaactatttattcTTCTAAGGATACAGCTTGTCTCTGGATTTTCCagtcttaattttatattttattaatctattttaatGCTTGCTTTTCCCATTTATAGACGTTGTAGCAGTAATTGCAAGAAGTTCTTGAGCTGAATTCCTGTTGTGACAACTTCCTATAtatctataattatttataatagataactttttcttttagttgtatATAACTTTCAATAACTTGTGATGGACAAGAGATATGCTGATccaataaaataagtttaaatactAGATGCTCTTGGGTCAAAATATCCTTTTACCAAATTGACTGACCTTTTTATgagttctttgggtaaatacttttggaaaagctttttgtaattttaaagaatacttaaTGTGAAAGCATATCACATCTTAAACCAGTGGTGCACATGTGGATTTACAGCTCATGGACTCTACTGTTCAgctttaatttataaaacataccACACATTTAATGTTATACAGTATTTACATATAGTGGGACATAGGGGTATCTcagttttatgtaaatttttggtATGTGTTGTAGCCTACCCagaatgacttctttttcttcttctttttctttgtctccagGTGGTGAAGCAGTATTTTCCAATTTGAAGATTCATTTGAAGGTGGCTCCTGCCACCTGCTAATAGCAGTTCAAACTAAATTTTTTGTATCAAGTCCCCGAATGGAAGTATGACGTTGGGTCCCTCTGAAGTTTAATTCTGAGttctcattaaaagaaatttgctttcattgttttatttcttaattgctATGCTTCAGAATCAATTtgtgttttatccccctccccccccccccagtattgTAGAGCAAGTCTTGTGTTAAAAGCCCAGTGTGACAGTGTCATGATGTAGTAGTGTCTTACTGGTTTTTTAATAAATCCttttgtataaaaatgtattgGCTCTTTTATCATCAGAATAGGAAAATTTGACAAATAACAAATTGTCACTGATTTGACTTAGTAGAAgcataaatttggaaaatagtgaACTTTGTAGAAATTGAGGGTGTGGTTAAAATTGCAgtggaattttaaatgtttttagtaaAAATCTGATTTTGCCACCACGATGTGACTCCCTTTCCAAACTGGAAATTGAATTAATGTAGTTAATTTGTTTGTTGAATGTTCTACTACTACTTCCTATGTAGCCATTAAGATTTATATGAATACTTAACCAAATGCCCAGTTTTTGTTTAATATGTATTGTGCTTTTTAGAACAAATCTAGATAAATGTGCAAGAACCCTTTGCACAGATACTTAAGTTTTGcgcttccattaaaaaaataaggattaagAAAGAAAGTCTGTCAACCGTAGAAATGCAGGTAGTTAGAATTTTTAGGGCTGTGGTGAATTTATACTCCATAGATACTCAAGTGTTGAGGGAGGATTAAAGAAATGTATACTGTGTTTCTGTACATGTGTACTCATTTGTTTGAATGgttttatttccatatcttaAAGTCTTAGTTTTTTGGTTAGGGCCTTAAAAATATCCCAGATTTAGATTTGAAGACATTATTAGGAGTTCTgagtcattttcttaaaatgtagcTGGGAGTCTAGTTGATGGATTTAGGATTGGGGCAGaagagttcttttgtttttattgtttgctttatttgtaaaatgtaaaaattgataaactttcgGTTGGAAGGATTTGGTGTCTTCTTGGCATTTAGGGAACTGCTGATACATCAGTTtggaaaattttttctaattaagaTTCGAGAATATAATAACCTGGATGGTAATTTAAGACCCTGTCTAGCCAGCTAAATCAAGCCAGACTGCTGAGAAGTTAGCTAGAGAAAAATAACAGAGTAATGTAAATTCTCTATGTAGTAGAGTGAAGTGATTTTTACAGTATTGTTTAACTTTGTGAAGTTGAATTGTCTGTTACTAGATCTCCCAACTAGACACATCTTCGTGAACAAAAATTAGTGCTACTAAAAAAGTAAGTTAAACTTTTATGGTAGATCTCTAAGTGGGGGGCCAGCAGCTTGTTCTTGTAACTGTATTGCAGCACAGCTAGACTGTGTTGTGTATGGCTGTTCTTTGCACCACAATGGAGTTGAGTACCACAGAACTGTAAAAGCCTAcaacatttattatctggccctttacggAAAAAGTTCACAAATCCTTGATCTAAGTCAGAAAATTTGTGTTGGGATCATTAAGCAGCACTAtgcttattttatgtaaatattccacatcaatacctttttaaaaaaggtgttaAAACTGATTAAAActaggttttaaaaatgtttgcctaCATTGGCTAACATAAAGCTGTCtgattttgattcttttgttACAGTGTTAAGATGTCACTCTGGCCCTTGACCTGGCAGATTTAATTAGTAGAAAACAGATTAAAGCTGTACTCAGGTTTAATTCTTTACCCCCggtaatttaataattaattttggtgtgtgtgtggggggggggggggatgattaTCCCCACTTCTGACTTTATAAAAGTTGCACGGAGTTCAGGTTTTTATACTGTTTCCATATATTCTGAGTCCCACTGACATGCTGTTCTCTGATCCATTTCAGGCATTAAGTCTTGACCTAGAGGAGTATGTTCTTGTACCAGACACTACTTTTAGTTCCATACTTCATAGAATTgaaaatttctccctttatgtaaGCAAGTTTATCAGCTTTCGTGTTTTTCTTATGTATTCCAATTTAAAATCCTTGccctttaaaaattgttgaagGACTGTTGTGTTTGGACTTTGCCATCGTTCTGGGGTTTCCCTTTGGCTGTCAATTTAAGATCCTTAACTTCCCTTGAATTTCAGGGCTTATTTTTGTGCAGCCCATCTTTCTGCTTCTGAGACCTTCCCAAAAAAGGTCTGTTCTGCCTCTTAACTGATCACTAGTTTTGCTAGATCAAAAATTCTAGGTTTAGTGAAGAAATCAAATGGCACTTTGGTTCTTGATCATATGAAGTATTTTTATGCTAAAATTGCTCAAGGTTTTAGTTCTATTCACCAGTGTTCTCAAATTTTATGATGGGATTATTTCATCCATTCTGTTGCACACTCAGTGGGGTGTTGGCATTGTGTGAACTTGCTCTTCAGTTCTGGGAAATGCTGCTGAAATGGTTCTTTGCTCATCTTCACCACCACCCcaatcttccttttctctggaatttttatttgaatgtgaGCCCTGGACCTCTGTTTTCCGTTGCAGTATGTTGATTTTTTACAACTTCTatgttacaggttttttttttttaaggttttaattagCTCTAATTTCTAAGACCTTCCCCCCTCACCTTCACTATAAATTAGCAACGTGTTCTTACATGGACgcattattttttctcatctctaaggTTATTAATAACTTTAAAGGTTTGTTTCCAAGATACTTTGCTGTTGCTTGAGCTTCTGCCTCTCATATTACACATTTTCCTCGAATGTTTGGTGATCTGTGGCTCGTATTTAAAAGCTAATTGGATGTTGTGGATTGGGCTAGGGTTTAACTTTTGGGATTCAAGTCAGATCCAAGTGATCTGACTATTAAGTGCTCTGTCGTTTTATTGAGGAACCCTTTGatattccccctctccctcacaccctcccccctgccctgcagCCTCTGGGCCTTCCCTACCTGGTCAGATTCACCAGAAGTCTTTGTCTACTCTCCTACCAGGAGGgtggaaaaatgcaaaaaactgGCTGCCAGTGTTTGGGATCCCAGTGAAGGAAAACGGCTGAGGGTTCTGAACAAGTaaagtactttattttcttcacgcTATGCCTGTTGAGTACAAAGACCACTTTTTCTTATGTACTTCAGATAAACTCCAGTTTTCTGCCAGGAATGGGTTTCTGTTCATCAATACAGAAGAACTAGGGGTTTAACTGTCAAACATTTTGAACCAATCCTCTTAACTCCTTTTACCTGTTTTTAAAGGTACCTGAGCTGTCCATTGCTAAGCCTTTGCAGGGGTTCTGTGGTACAGTCTGGGAAGGATATCCTCATTGCTGACAGCCTATTTGGTTTTCTCGTTGGTCGAGTCCATTACCACTTGTTCATAAGCTTTGcaatttccaaaattttgttgctgttgtctcCTTTCCCGTTCTTTGTCCTCAAGGTTTTTAAACGTTGtctctccacctcccaccccccacccccaccctttaaAGTAACGGGTTTTAGTAGGATTTCAGAAGGGACTAGAAGTGATAGGGTCTTATTTTTTAGCAGCCTTTTTTATTTGCGTGGGGGTGGTTGGTGACGGAAGGTTTGGGAGAACATAAAGGGGCAGGTAAATTAAAATCCAGATAGTGTTCTAGAATGATACCTTCCAGAATTTGGCCAATAAATTTCATACGTAGTTTGCTAGTTTATTATGGAACCAATCTCTATTAATGGACAGTGTTAGGTGGCTTTTATTTCAGTTCTCCACCAGTTTTGTAGACTGATTAGAGCTGTCAATCTTCCTTCTTTTCAAGTAATGTGTGAGTTTTCTTGGTCTGCCAGCCTAGTTCAAGTTTTGATACCTTTGGTTTACTAGGTGTGTGCTACCAGGTGAGTTACAATCTCTCTTCTTGGGGTTTTGggcttttattcctttcttaacCTTCAATGAGCTTTATAAGGTTACAGGTTTTGTTACTACATTACTCTTTGCACATTGGGATGGCAGTTGCTTCATTGATGTGCACAAGTTAGAATACATTATGTGGAACATCTGTCCAGGTGTCCTTCATGCTGAGGTAATTTTGAAAGGTGGTTTCATTAACGTTAGCATCTAAGTTACAAGGCCTGTGCATTCTATATGCACTTTTGGTTTTTTACTGCTTGGAAAAGTTCTTTGATATTGTTATCTTGTACTTTAAAAGTACCTTATGGCTTTGAGGTATTGGGAACATCAAAACTGAACCCACTGCCTACCACAGCAAATTTTGGTTTTctgaaatgtataattttatttggcTTGGGGTCACATTAACTTGAAATGTCAAAATCTAGGTGAGTAAATTTCTTTGGGAGCAGTTTACTTCTAATTTATCAGCTCTCTAACATTTAAGCATGACTCCGAATTATTcataaaaactgatttttactATCTACTTTGGGCAAGCTGAGTGCATTCTTTATCTCTTCACTGCTGGCCATGTTGAAGTCTAGCCTGAAAATCTCCATGGCTGAAATAATTCTGGCAAGATGAATATCCAATTGTGCAAATTGAATCTGCCTGGCCTGCTAATTGCTGTCAGTTGCCTATAATCTGGTAAAATTGGAGAAAGGTTAGTTATAATCCTCATTTCAAAGAGGCTTGAGCCCATTTACATCGGAATCAATCAGAATTGTTTAGGTGTTGCCTGGGAACTTGGATTTCACACCCCACTCCAAGTGATCTTCGCTACTCTAAAGTTTTAGGTATTGTTGCTTTAAGATGGTTAAATAATGCTGTTTCataaagattttttgtttttacttttatttcggGTAAAGACAAAGGTGTGTGTTTCATAAAACAATGCCACTCAAGCATTTTAATCATGATCCCTTAAGTCTcgcttggaaaaaaaatcagaaagacttGGCATTCTAATGAGTGTACAAGATGATTATGTGTGCTGCCGAAGGCGAGCACCGAGATGACAATGAGTAATAGTGTACCAAGTGGGGGAAGAGATGTGGTGGAAGTAGCAGTAGGCTGGGAACGTGGGGAGttggttttatgatttttaaattaactatagGCGATACACTTTCCTTATTGCCTGCATATTGCCCCACTTTAGTTTGTCACTGATGTCACTCATCCATTCCATTGTGAATTGGTAATTAGTAACTGAAATTGACTTGCTGTAGTTTTGGGTTGGGCTTGTTACATATTGTCCCACTATCCTTAGCATCTTTTAGATTCTCTAGTAATTTCCAGCAGCCTCTTATTTTCAATGGCTGTAGTATAGAAGTAGCCTTAGGTAACAACTGTGGTATCCAAGGGACTATGCAATTTAGGAAGACAGCAATGGGTGACTGCTGAGTGTTAATTTACCCTAGTAAGCCCTGTAAATTTGGGGGGACAGAAGAGGGGCTCTAAGGGCATGAAAAAAGGACCTTGCAAAATTACTGTACTGCTTTTAAAAGGTGATGGCTTCATAAGAATTAGATCTTAAGTAAGAGCAAGGTGTTCTTTGTTGTTAACAGTCCAAATCAGTTACTTTACTTGTCAGAAGAGGAATTCTTTAAAGTCTTTCAAGAAAGTACAGAATAGGCATTAGGGGAGGTGCTAATTCATTTAACAATGATAGTTACTGAATTCTATTTTGAGAAACTTAAGTCACTTGATAGGAAGATCATTTAAACTTCAAGGTTAATTGGTAtacaatttattttgtaattggatAGGCTACATTATTTGCACTTCGGGATTTAAATGCGAGGTTATTTTTCCTGCCTCTctcatttctctgaaaaataaaatatttgaagaaacttAAGAGGTCTGTTAATGTTGCTAACCTAAAAGCGACATTTAACATGTCATGGAAGCGATGCTTTgaataaatacttaagaaaagGAATTATATAATTCCCCTTTGTTGTATGGATGGCCTTGGATTACACAAGGCTTAATCACACTTTTAGAAGACACTTGCCAATCTCACTAAGTAGAACccgtttaaaataaaaaattggaagatGGCTCTGGCTATTACAAGTGTAGTTAAATTAGCTAAGGcaataaagaaaacttcaaaatgcTCAGAAATTTGTTGTACATTGCTTCTACAATCACTGATATATAATAAAGCATGCTACTAC
Coding sequences:
- the HNRNPD gene encoding heterogeneous nuclear ribonucleoprotein D0 isoform X2 — translated: MSEEQFGGDGAAAAATAAVGGSAGEQEGAMVAAAQGAAAAAGSGAGTGGGTAAGGTEGGSAESEGAKIDASKNEEDEGKMFIGGLSWDTTKKDLKDYFSKFGEVVDCTLKLDPITGRSRGFGFVLFKESESVDKVMDQKEHKLNGKVIDPKRAKAMKTKEPVKKIFVGGLSPDTPEEKIREYFGGFGEVESIELPMDNKTNKRRGFCFITFKEEEPVKKIMEKKYHNVGLSKCEIKVAMSKEQYQQQQQWGSRGGFAGRARGRGGGPSQNWNQGYSNYWNQGYGNYGYNSQGYGGYGGYDYTGYNNYYGYGDYSNQQSGYGKVSRRGGHQNSYKPY
- the HNRNPD gene encoding heterogeneous nuclear ribonucleoprotein D0 isoform X1, with protein sequence MSEEQFGGDGAAAAATAAVGGSAGEQEGAMVAAAQGAAAAAGSGAGTGGGTAAGGTEGGSAESEGAKIDASKNEEDEGHSNSSPRHSEAATAQREEWKMFIGGLSWDTTKKDLKDYFSKFGEVVDCTLKLDPITGRSRGFGFVLFKESESVDKVMDQKEHKLNGKVIDPKRAKAMKTKEPVKKIFVGGLSPDTPEEKIREYFGGFGEVESIELPMDNKTNKRRGFCFITFKEEEPVKKIMEKKYHNVGLSKCEIKVAMSKEQYQQQQQWGSRGGFAGRARGRGGGPSQNWNQGYSNYWNQGYGNYGYNSQGYGGYGGYDYTGYNNYYGYGDYSNQQSGYGKVSRRGGHQNSYKPY
- the HNRNPD gene encoding heterogeneous nuclear ribonucleoprotein D0 isoform X4, with the protein product MSEEQFGGDGAAAAATAAVGGSAGEQEGAMVAAAQGAAAAAGSGAGTGGGTAAGGTEGGSAESEGAKIDASKNEEDEGKMFIGGLSWDTTKKDLKDYFSKFGEVVDCTLKLDPITGRSRGFGFVLFKESESVDKVMDQKEHKLNGKVIDPKRAKAMKTKEPVKKIFVGGLSPDTPEEKIREYFGGFGEVESIELPMDNKTNKRRGFCFITFKEEEPVKKIMEKKYHNVGLSKCEIKVAMSKEQYQQQQQWGSRGGFAGRARGRGGDQQSGYGKVSRRGGHQNSYKPY
- the HNRNPD gene encoding heterogeneous nuclear ribonucleoprotein D0 isoform X3: MSEEQFGGDGAAAAATAAVGGSAGEQEGAMVAAAQGAAAAAGSGAGTGGGTAAGGTEGGSAESEGAKIDASKNEEDEGHSNSSPRHSEAATAQREEWKMFIGGLSWDTTKKDLKDYFSKFGEVVDCTLKLDPITGRSRGFGFVLFKESESVDKVMDQKEHKLNGKVIDPKRAKAMKTKEPVKKIFVGGLSPDTPEEKIREYFGGFGEVESIELPMDNKTNKRRGFCFITFKEEEPVKKIMEKKYHNVGLSKCEIKVAMSKEQYQQQQQWGSRGGFAGRARGRGGDQQSGYGKVSRRGGHQNSYKPY